A window from Leptothermofonsia sichuanensis E412 encodes these proteins:
- a CDS encoding O-linked N-acetylglucosamine transferase family protein gives MNFQQFVDQLPHLYQNWGLPSVCPASCQFQGLLEWLGNPITAAAVPLLNQAVNCMAPEAVYCEIGCLWGTHVIGALYGHRDRLGYAVENPARIDPQGEMVEQLLENLTAFDLQEQVYFCAQETEEFFADLGATGSVDRIGVYFYNGASDYRSQLLGLLLVRPFLADQALIVLGQADLETVRQAAWDFLATHPQAQMLIDLSKQTGHPAFGSGLLVLSWDINTSPASSNRVQPVEEAVLHGMTSLEQHQRLLGAESLRHEAAQLVVEGQLESAERIYQKVLLYDGSHAEVWQNLGMVRYLIGKDEGALDALQVSLQLDPQNATPYQIAGLVLERLGRVDEAITAYQQAIALKPTYLDALNKLGELLARQGNLTEAEALFRRAIATSPQWSAGHVNLGNVLMQQQQWEAAIAEYRQAANLNHRDPQIWHHLSEAYRAVDDPDQAAFCQVFSLYHQGAFEQAIEEFEAHLSIDQLDTYIKCLMLYDCYSTCGRTAQVVQCAERAAQLRPDDAFLQIAPKLVLPILYQSSEELEAYRQRCLEGYRLMQQWLEPDKSQEQPLQFEAIQNFTNFYLSYQGFNDRSVYETCGRLRHQLMAKRYPGLVQPLPMPPLSAAGKIRIGYVAESLGNNSETRWAAGWLKHHDRSQFEIYCYSLDSTSDLRSEQFRLLSDVFYHLPNDLEAVCQQIRSDQLHILVFLALGTRVKIGAIASLRLAPVQCSAWGHPVTSGLPTIDYYLSSELMEPENAQEHYSEELVRLPNIGLCYPKTQLPTPTKTREDFGLRDDAVLYLSCQLIFKYLPQHDYLFAEIARRVPQAQIVFVLRSTVKNTTPAGIEQQFRQRLQRAFAAVGLEMEDYCVFLPGQDLQGYASLLNCTDVYLDTLGFSGGYTTLEALAAKLPVVCCPGELMRGRQSYGALQLLGVTDTIAYSEAEYIDIAVKLGLEPEWRQAIARRIEESHGNLFEDTACVAGLEEFYRQVVQTRLMEPATAFPESPDPPETASKLILHVGCGPYNPEALPRPFRTADWREVRLDINPAVQPDIIGSITDLSAVPNDSMDAVFSSHNLEHIYAHEVPIALGEFYRVLKPGGRVIITLPDIQVVAEYVAQGKLEEPLYESPAGPISAIDILYGLRTDIAQGNHFMAHRTAFTGDSLSQKLQQIGFNRVEIQRDHLNLWAIGHKE, from the coding sequence ATGAACTTTCAGCAGTTCGTTGACCAGTTACCCCATCTCTATCAAAACTGGGGACTCCCTTCGGTTTGTCCTGCATCTTGCCAATTTCAGGGATTGCTGGAATGGTTGGGCAATCCGATAACAGCCGCCGCGGTGCCGTTGCTGAATCAGGCGGTGAATTGTATGGCTCCAGAGGCTGTCTACTGCGAAATCGGCTGTTTGTGGGGAACTCATGTCATTGGTGCACTGTATGGACATCGCGATCGCCTGGGTTATGCCGTAGAGAACCCCGCCCGGATCGACCCGCAGGGAGAAATGGTGGAGCAGTTGCTGGAGAATCTGACTGCCTTTGATTTGCAGGAACAGGTTTATTTCTGTGCGCAGGAGACGGAAGAATTTTTTGCGGATCTGGGTGCCACCGGGTCTGTGGATCGGATCGGGGTTTATTTCTATAACGGAGCGTCGGATTACCGATCGCAACTCTTAGGGCTGCTGCTGGTCAGGCCATTTCTGGCAGATCAGGCGTTGATTGTTCTGGGGCAGGCAGATTTGGAAACTGTGCGGCAGGCAGCCTGGGATTTTTTAGCCACTCACCCCCAGGCACAGATGTTGATCGATCTGTCAAAACAGACTGGTCATCCAGCCTTTGGCTCTGGTCTGCTGGTGCTGAGTTGGGATATAAATACCAGTCCAGCCTCATCCAACCGGGTTCAGCCCGTCGAGGAAGCGGTGCTTCATGGGATGACTTCTCTGGAGCAGCACCAGCGCCTCCTGGGTGCAGAGAGTCTGCGTCATGAAGCAGCCCAGCTTGTCGTTGAAGGACAACTGGAAAGTGCAGAAAGAATCTATCAAAAAGTTTTGTTGTATGACGGCAGCCATGCTGAAGTCTGGCAGAACCTGGGAATGGTGCGCTACCTGATTGGCAAAGATGAGGGTGCACTGGATGCCTTGCAGGTTTCTCTCCAGTTAGACCCTCAAAATGCAACGCCTTACCAGATTGCTGGGCTGGTTCTGGAGCGGTTAGGGCGGGTGGATGAGGCAATCACCGCCTATCAGCAGGCGATCGCCCTCAAGCCCACTTACCTGGATGCCCTGAATAAGCTGGGAGAACTGCTGGCCCGGCAGGGAAATTTGACTGAGGCAGAAGCGCTGTTTCGGCGGGCGATTGCGACATCCCCCCAGTGGAGTGCTGGTCATGTCAACCTGGGGAATGTGTTGATGCAACAGCAGCAGTGGGAAGCCGCGATCGCTGAATATCGCCAGGCAGCAAATCTCAATCACCGGGATCCCCAGATCTGGCATCACCTGTCTGAGGCGTATCGGGCAGTGGATGACCCTGACCAGGCCGCCTTTTGTCAGGTGTTCTCGCTTTATCATCAGGGGGCCTTTGAGCAGGCGATTGAGGAATTTGAAGCCCACCTTTCGATTGACCAGTTGGATACGTATATAAAATGTTTGATGCTCTATGACTGCTACTCAACCTGTGGCAGGACAGCGCAGGTGGTTCAGTGTGCTGAACGGGCTGCCCAACTGCGGCCCGATGATGCGTTTCTGCAAATTGCACCCAAACTGGTTTTGCCCATTCTGTACCAGTCGTCTGAAGAACTGGAGGCTTACCGGCAACGTTGCCTGGAGGGATATCGTCTGATGCAGCAGTGGCTGGAACCAGATAAGAGCCAGGAACAGCCCCTTCAGTTTGAGGCCATTCAAAACTTCACCAATTTCTACCTCAGCTATCAGGGGTTTAATGATCGCTCCGTTTACGAGACGTGTGGTCGGCTGCGCCACCAGTTGATGGCAAAACGCTATCCCGGGCTGGTTCAGCCATTACCCATGCCCCCTCTGAGTGCTGCCGGCAAAATTCGGATTGGTTATGTGGCAGAGTCCCTGGGAAACAACAGCGAAACTCGCTGGGCGGCTGGCTGGCTGAAGCACCACGATCGCAGCCAGTTTGAAATTTACTGCTACAGCCTGGATTCCACTTCTGATTTGCGCAGTGAACAGTTCCGACTGCTGAGTGATGTTTTCTATCATTTACCCAATGATTTAGAGGCCGTTTGTCAGCAAATCCGGTCCGATCAACTTCATATTCTGGTGTTTCTGGCATTGGGAACGCGGGTCAAAATTGGCGCGATCGCCAGCTTACGACTCGCTCCTGTGCAATGTAGCGCCTGGGGACATCCGGTGACTTCTGGGTTGCCCACCATTGACTACTACCTGTCCAGTGAGTTGATGGAGCCAGAAAACGCCCAGGAGCACTACAGTGAAGAACTGGTGCGTTTACCAAACATCGGGCTTTGCTACCCGAAAACTCAACTGCCCACCCCAACCAAAACACGGGAAGACTTTGGACTGCGGGATGATGCGGTGCTGTATCTTTCCTGCCAGTTGATCTTTAAATACCTGCCCCAGCACGACTATTTATTTGCTGAGATTGCCCGCCGGGTTCCCCAGGCTCAAATTGTTTTTGTTCTCCGTTCCACAGTAAAAAATACGACCCCTGCTGGGATTGAGCAACAGTTTCGCCAGCGGTTGCAACGGGCGTTTGCCGCTGTTGGACTGGAAATGGAGGATTACTGCGTGTTCTTGCCCGGTCAGGATTTGCAGGGGTATGCCAGCTTATTGAATTGCACGGATGTCTATCTGGATACGCTTGGCTTTTCGGGAGGATATACCACCCTGGAGGCACTGGCGGCTAAGTTGCCGGTTGTGTGTTGTCCTGGTGAGTTAATGCGTGGACGCCAATCCTATGGGGCGCTCCAACTTCTTGGAGTGACTGATACCATTGCCTATAGCGAAGCAGAATATATTGATATAGCGGTTAAGTTGGGGCTGGAACCGGAATGGCGGCAGGCGATCGCCCGGCGGATTGAGGAATCCCACGGCAACCTGTTTGAAGACACAGCCTGTGTTGCTGGGCTGGAGGAGTTTTACCGCCAGGTTGTTCAAACCCGATTAATGGAACCAGCCACCGCCTTCCCTGAATCTCCAGACCCACCAGAAACGGCTTCAAAGTTGATTCTCCATGTGGGGTGTGGTCCCTATAACCCAGAGGCTTTACCCAGACCTTTCCGCACAGCAGACTGGCGCGAGGTACGGTTAGATATCAACCCTGCGGTGCAACCAGATATCATCGGTTCGATTACCGATCTGAGTGCCGTTCCCAATGACTCAATGGACGCCGTTTTTTCGTCCCACAACCTGGAGCACATCTACGCCCATGAAGTGCCCATTGCCTTAGGCGAATTTTACCGGGTCTTAAAGCCCGGTGGCAGAGTCATCATTACCCTGCCTGACATTCAGGTAGTGGCAGAATATGTTGCCCAAGGAAAATTAGAAGAACCCCTTTATGAATCGCCCGCCGGCCCCATTTCTGCCATTGATATTCTGTACGGGTTGAGGACTGATATTGCCCAGGGCAATCATTTCATGGCCCATCGCACCGCCTTTACAGGCGACAGTCTGAGCCAGAAGTTACAGCAGATCGGGTTTAACCGGGTAGAAATTCAGCGCGATCACCTGAACCTGTGGGCAATCGGGCATAAGGAGTGA
- a CDS encoding GH1 family beta-glucosidase: MLEHEIAPMTSYQFPPGFMWGAATASYQIEGAVSEAGRQPSVWDTFSATPGHIYDGKTGEIACNHYHLYETDVKWMAELGIQHYRFSIAWPRIIPDGRGRVNEAGVDFYRRLVDCLREHDITPHATLFHWDSPQALEDRYGSWRSREMAMDYADYVTAVVSRLGDRITDWMTINEISCFTHMGYGVEATPPHAPGTRVRTAKEVWQTSHHAVLAHGLGCQAIRAASPRACTVALVDNFAVTVPISESPEHMVAAQKALHTCGSNGGIIFPVLTGAYSPALLEQLGADAPDIQDGDLDIIQQPLDWLGLNIYSGVYVRAAENQQGYEFLSFRDNYPRLHMPWLWILPEALYWAVRHVSDSLGKPELPLLVTENGCAAPDVVNNQGEVIDLERILYLRQYLKALHRAVDEGYPVRGYFLWSLLDNFEWAWGYDRRFGILYTDYETQQRIPKASFHWYQECIRQNRVV, from the coding sequence ATGCTTGAACATGAAATTGCTCCAATGACCAGCTACCAGTTCCCACCAGGATTTATGTGGGGTGCTGCTACCGCCTCCTACCAGATAGAAGGGGCAGTCTCTGAAGCGGGGCGTCAGCCCAGCGTGTGGGATACCTTCAGCGCCACCCCTGGACACATCTACGACGGCAAAACTGGGGAGATTGCCTGTAACCACTATCATCTGTACGAAACAGATGTGAAATGGATGGCAGAACTTGGCATTCAGCATTATCGGTTTAGTATTGCCTGGCCACGCATCATCCCTGATGGACGGGGCAGGGTCAATGAAGCCGGAGTAGATTTTTATCGACGCCTGGTAGACTGCCTGCGGGAGCATGACATTACCCCCCATGCCACCCTGTTTCACTGGGACAGTCCGCAGGCGTTGGAAGACCGTTACGGCTCCTGGCGCAGTCGAGAAATGGCCATGGACTACGCAGACTATGTAACGGCAGTCGTCAGTCGGCTGGGCGATCGCATCACAGACTGGATGACTATCAACGAAATTTCCTGCTTTACCCACATGGGGTACGGGGTCGAAGCAACCCCACCCCACGCCCCTGGCACCCGTGTCCGTACTGCCAAAGAAGTCTGGCAAACTTCCCACCATGCCGTTCTGGCACACGGGTTGGGCTGCCAGGCAATCCGCGCCGCTTCCCCCCGTGCCTGCACGGTTGCCCTGGTGGATAATTTTGCGGTGACCGTGCCGATTAGTGAATCGCCAGAACATATGGTGGCTGCCCAAAAGGCGCTTCATACCTGTGGCAGTAATGGTGGCATCATCTTTCCAGTGCTGACCGGTGCCTACAGTCCTGCATTGCTGGAACAGTTGGGGGCTGATGCCCCAGATATTCAGGACGGTGATCTGGACATCATCCAACAACCCCTGGACTGGTTGGGGCTAAATATTTACAGTGGAGTTTATGTCCGCGCGGCTGAGAACCAGCAGGGTTACGAGTTCCTCAGCTTCCGTGATAACTACCCGCGTCTGCACATGCCCTGGCTCTGGATATTACCAGAAGCGCTTTACTGGGCAGTCCGCCATGTCAGTGACAGCCTGGGCAAACCCGAATTGCCATTGCTGGTGACTGAAAACGGCTGTGCAGCTCCCGATGTGGTGAACAACCAGGGAGAAGTGATTGACCTGGAGCGAATTCTTTACCTGCGGCAGTACCTGAAAGCCCTGCACCGGGCAGTGGATGAGGGCTATCCTGTGCGGGGGTATTTTCTCTGGAGCTTACTGGATAATTTTGAATGGGCATGGGGCTACGATCGCCGCTTTGGCATCCTGTATACCGATTACGAGACACAGCAACGCATTCCCAAAGCCAGCTTTCACTGGTATCAGGAGTGCATTCGGCAAAATCGAGTGGTATGA
- a CDS encoding TIGR04283 family arsenosugar biosynthesis glycosyltransferase — protein sequence MVNISVVIPVLNEANHLANTLRSIQVPEMIEVIVVDGGSQDDTVKIATTLAAYVIQGTPGRAAQMNQGARVATGDILLFLHGDTILPEGFERLIRQTLAQPDVVAGAFELRIDGTQWGLRLVEWGVNWRSRWLQMPYGDQAIFLKASVFHELGGFPELPIMEDFEFLRQLRRLGKIAIAPASVCTSGRRWQRLGILKTTLVNQLVILAYLLRLSPEVIARWYRRG from the coding sequence GTGGTCAATATTTCTGTAGTGATTCCAGTTTTGAACGAAGCAAACCATCTGGCAAACACTTTAAGGTCCATTCAGGTTCCAGAGATGATTGAAGTCATCGTGGTGGATGGTGGCAGTCAGGACGACACGGTCAAAATTGCCACCACGCTTGCAGCGTATGTCATTCAGGGAACCCCCGGTCGTGCTGCCCAGATGAACCAGGGGGCCAGGGTTGCCACTGGAGATATTTTATTGTTTTTGCACGGGGATACTATCCTGCCAGAGGGATTTGAGCGTTTAATCAGACAAACGCTGGCTCAACCGGATGTGGTGGCCGGGGCGTTTGAGCTACGCATTGACGGAACTCAGTGGGGACTGCGGCTGGTAGAGTGGGGGGTCAACTGGCGATCGCGCTGGTTGCAAATGCCCTACGGGGACCAGGCAATTTTTCTCAAAGCTTCGGTATTTCATGAACTGGGTGGGTTTCCTGAACTGCCGATTATGGAGGATTTTGAATTTTTACGCCAGCTCCGCCGGTTGGGAAAAATCGCGATCGCCCCTGCTTCCGTCTGCACCTCTGGGCGCCGCTGGCAAAGGCTGGGCATCTTAAAAACAACCCTGGTGAATCAACTGGTGATTCTCGCCTACCTGTTGCGCCTGTCGCCAGAGGTCATCGCTCGATGGTATCGTCGTGGTTAA
- a CDS encoding TIGR04282 family arsenosugar biosynthesis glycosyltransferase, which translates to MVNADRLIIFTRYPVPGAAKTRLIPALGAEGAANLHQQMAEHTLAQARKLRASDSVTLEVRFAGNDIARMQAWLGDDLSYQEQGAGDLGDRLARAAQSAFNQGSTRVIIIGTDCPALDTPVLQQAFHQLQQRDLVLGPAVDGGYYLVGGRRFIPEIFQEIAWSTDQVLHQTVRKAEQLGLAIAYLPLLSDVDYPSDLEIWEQVRRSKGTGREV; encoded by the coding sequence ACCCGCTATCCTGTGCCGGGGGCTGCCAAGACTCGTTTGATTCCAGCATTGGGGGCTGAGGGAGCCGCAAACCTCCATCAACAGATGGCAGAGCATACCCTGGCTCAGGCGAGAAAGCTGCGAGCTTCTGATTCGGTCACGTTAGAAGTCCGGTTTGCTGGTAATGATATTGCCCGGATGCAAGCATGGCTGGGCGACGATTTAAGCTATCAGGAACAGGGAGCAGGGGACCTGGGCGATCGCCTTGCCCGCGCTGCTCAGTCCGCGTTCAACCAGGGCAGCACCAGAGTCATCATCATTGGCACGGATTGCCCCGCTCTGGATACTCCAGTGCTGCAACAAGCCTTTCATCAACTCCAGCAACGGGATCTGGTGCTGGGTCCAGCCGTAGATGGAGGATACTACCTGGTTGGCGGCAGGCGATTTATTCCAGAAATTTTTCAAGAAATTGCCTGGAGTACAGATCAGGTTTTGCATCAAACAGTCCGCAAGGCAGAACAACTGGGACTGGCGATCGCCTATCTGCCATTACTCTCGGATGTCGATTATCCTTCAGATCTGGAGATTTGGGAGCAGGTCAGACGAAGCAAGGGGACAGGCAGGGAAGTCTAG